One genomic window of Halobellus limi includes the following:
- a CDS encoding universal stress protein, producing MTTYVLATNHVDTSARLCDYLVDRVSTSDEIHAVNSHRGGDETDSQDIRDGEEALTVVSSRLGGFATVETHQFVRDNAPYEDVLEQAEDVDADEIVMGIRKRNPTAKVVFGSTAQRILLHSNRPIAVVPLVELDE from the coding sequence ATGACGACGTACGTACTCGCGACGAACCACGTCGACACGAGCGCGCGGCTCTGTGACTACCTGGTCGATCGCGTCTCGACGAGCGACGAGATCCACGCGGTCAACTCACACCGCGGCGGCGACGAGACGGACAGCCAGGACATCCGAGACGGCGAAGAGGCGCTGACGGTCGTCTCCTCCCGTCTCGGCGGGTTCGCCACCGTCGAGACCCACCAGTTCGTCCGCGACAACGCCCCCTACGAGGACGTCCTCGAACAGGCCGAGGACGTCGACGCCGACGAGATCGTGATGGGGATCCGCAAGCGGAACCCGACCGCGAAGGTGGTCTTCGGTAGCACCGCACAGCGGATCCTCCTTCACTCGAACCGGCCGATCGCGGTCGTTCCGCTCGTCGAACTCGACGAGTGA
- a CDS encoding response regulator, with protein sequence MAATDDPLSILHVDDDPNLGGLVKAYLERDSNDVDCTVTTETSPADALDRIRSGDVEFDCVISDYNMPEMNGVEFLEAVRETHPELPLLLFSGEETNDVAAEVIRAGLTDYLQKGMGTDQYTMLIRRVEHAVEGGGRFDPEAETELDGVGVVGSDERFEAADDTYASFYGYESEDVEGKHWTELHPEEEVEHIRTHVLPVVRRGGEWSGRSRGLRSDGSTFTESKMVTALDDGRLLIAVSELDDSKLASEEPK encoded by the coding sequence ATGGCCGCGACCGACGACCCGCTCTCGATCCTCCACGTTGACGACGACCCGAACCTGGGGGGGCTCGTGAAGGCGTATCTGGAACGCGACTCGAACGACGTGGACTGTACGGTCACGACGGAGACGTCGCCGGCCGACGCGCTCGATCGAATCCGTTCCGGGGACGTCGAGTTCGACTGCGTGATCAGCGACTACAACATGCCCGAGATGAACGGGGTCGAGTTCCTCGAAGCCGTCCGCGAGACGCACCCCGAACTGCCGCTCCTGCTCTTCTCCGGCGAGGAGACCAACGACGTCGCCGCCGAAGTCATCCGCGCCGGTCTCACCGACTACCTCCAGAAGGGGATGGGGACCGACCAGTACACGATGTTGATCCGGCGGGTCGAACACGCGGTGGAGGGCGGCGGCCGGTTCGACCCCGAGGCCGAGACCGAACTCGACGGCGTCGGCGTCGTCGGCAGCGACGAGCGCTTCGAGGCGGCCGACGACACCTACGCGTCGTTCTACGGCTACGAGTCCGAGGACGTCGAGGGCAAACACTGGACGGAACTGCATCCCGAAGAGGAGGTCGAACACATCCGCACCCACGTCCTGCCGGTCGTCCGGCGCGGCGGCGAGTGGAGCGGCCGCAGTCGCGGCCTGCGATCGGACGGCAGCACGTTCACCGAGTCGAAGATGGTGACGGCGCTCGACGACGGCAGGCTGCTGATCGCCGTCTCGGAACTCGACGACTCGAAACTGGCTTCCGAGGAGCCGAAATAG
- a CDS encoding ATP-dependent helicase, which translates to MPPSGRELLRRVAAEAAAADVECEGDGEADVDDGGADSRAAVAVERDDGVPDANRASAGDPFEFDPDAVDIADEEVLDRLEPAVREWWVEEFGRYVDQNGGFFTPPQREAIPLVDEGENALVCAPTGSGKTLASFTAILNDLFRRGREREDGLDNSVYCLYVSPLKSLANDIHRNLTVPLEGIEARMEARDADVEVRHAIRHGDTDSAERQRMLEETPHVLNTTPETLAILLNAPKFREKLRSVEYVVVDEVHSLAANKRGTHLSVSLERLEDLAEESPTRIGCSATVEPLSEMAEFLVGCENGDPRDHEIVDTRFVRDFDLRVECPTDDLIHTPRSEIQSGFYDRLHELIGSHENTLVFTNTRSGAERVLENLRERFDDYDDGNSGCHHGSLSKERRGTVEEGLKSGSLDVVTTSTSLELGIDMPHLDLVVQVGSPKSVASLLQRVGRAGHSLGQTVEGRVIALDRDELVECAVMVEKAESGFVDRVFVPENAHDVAAQHVYGMAINDVRREADVLSTLRRAYPYRDYSDDHWERLLRYLTADYDGLDEKNVYAKVWRDTNDPPDGEHHYESFAVGEPLLGKRGRLARVIYMTNVGTIPDSFTCEVVTRQGEEWVGTLDEDYLDTLEKGDVFVLGGDRFAYRYRRGSKVYVDRTSEQATVPSWFSERLPLSYDLGREIAAFQADLLDRLDAGGPPRVREWLRAFPIDENAVRAITRLFDEQRRYAGADSVATDERIVVEETLDRETYRRHFYVHSTYGRRFNDGLSRLVAARCASRSNANVQIAVADNGFSLSMPLNRKVDVGGILRDLDPETVRSDLRDALEGTDLLKRYFRINATRSLMILKRYKGYEKSAAEQQVSAEMLLSFAEELESFAVIEETYREIIEDKLNVAAVEDALGAIRGGDVDVVTKRVDSPTPRAFGLATLLASDVVLAEDESAVLQEFHERVLESIDDEGDEDGVP; encoded by the coding sequence ATGCCGCCGAGCGGGCGCGAACTGCTCCGACGAGTCGCCGCTGAGGCAGCAGCGGCCGACGTCGAGTGCGAGGGTGACGGCGAGGCCGACGTCGACGACGGGGGCGCCGACAGCCGCGCCGCCGTCGCCGTCGAGCGCGACGACGGCGTACCGGACGCGAACCGCGCCTCCGCAGGCGACCCGTTCGAGTTCGATCCCGACGCCGTCGACATCGCCGACGAGGAGGTCCTCGATCGGCTCGAACCGGCGGTCCGGGAGTGGTGGGTCGAGGAGTTCGGCCGCTACGTCGACCAGAACGGCGGCTTCTTCACGCCGCCGCAGCGCGAGGCCATCCCGCTGGTCGACGAGGGCGAGAACGCGCTCGTCTGTGCGCCGACCGGGTCGGGCAAGACCCTCGCGTCCTTCACCGCGATCCTCAACGACCTGTTTCGCCGCGGACGAGAGCGCGAGGACGGCCTCGACAACTCGGTGTACTGCCTGTACGTCTCGCCGCTGAAGTCGCTCGCCAACGACATCCACCGTAACCTCACCGTCCCGCTGGAGGGCATCGAAGCGCGGATGGAGGCCCGCGACGCGGACGTCGAGGTGCGACACGCGATCCGCCACGGTGACACCGACTCCGCCGAGCGACAGCGGATGCTGGAGGAGACGCCGCACGTCCTCAACACGACGCCGGAGACGCTCGCGATCCTGCTGAACGCACCGAAGTTCCGAGAGAAGCTCCGCTCCGTGGAGTACGTCGTCGTCGACGAGGTCCACAGCCTCGCGGCCAACAAGCGCGGTACGCACCTGTCGGTCTCCCTAGAGCGCCTGGAGGACCTCGCCGAGGAGTCGCCGACGCGAATCGGCTGTTCGGCGACGGTCGAACCGCTCTCGGAGATGGCCGAGTTCCTCGTCGGGTGCGAGAACGGCGACCCGCGGGACCACGAGATCGTCGACACGCGATTCGTCCGCGACTTCGACCTCCGAGTGGAGTGTCCGACCGACGACCTGATCCACACGCCCCGCTCGGAGATCCAGTCGGGGTTCTACGATCGGCTGCACGAACTGATCGGGTCCCACGAGAACACGCTCGTGTTCACGAACACCCGCTCGGGCGCCGAGCGCGTCCTCGAGAACCTCCGCGAGCGCTTCGACGACTACGACGACGGGAATTCGGGGTGTCACCACGGCAGCCTCTCGAAGGAACGTCGGGGGACCGTCGAGGAGGGACTGAAGAGCGGTTCGTTGGACGTGGTGACGACCTCGACGAGCCTGGAACTCGGGATCGATATGCCGCACCTGGACCTGGTCGTACAGGTCGGCTCGCCGAAGTCGGTCGCGTCGCTGCTCCAGCGCGTCGGCCGCGCCGGCCACAGCCTCGGACAGACGGTCGAGGGACGCGTGATCGCGCTCGACCGCGACGAGCTCGTCGAGTGCGCGGTGATGGTCGAGAAGGCCGAGTCGGGGTTCGTCGACCGCGTGTTCGTCCCGGAGAACGCCCACGACGTCGCGGCCCAGCACGTCTACGGGATGGCGATAAACGACGTCCGCCGGGAGGCCGACGTCCTGTCGACGCTCCGTCGGGCCTACCCCTATCGCGACTACTCCGACGACCACTGGGAGCGGCTGCTCCGGTACCTCACGGCCGACTACGACGGCCTCGACGAGAAGAACGTCTACGCGAAGGTCTGGCGCGACACCAACGACCCGCCCGACGGCGAACACCACTACGAGTCGTTCGCCGTCGGCGAACCGCTGCTCGGCAAGCGGGGGCGGCTCGCCCGCGTCATCTACATGACGAACGTGGGAACGATCCCCGACTCGTTCACCTGCGAGGTGGTGACCCGGCAGGGCGAGGAGTGGGTCGGGACGCTCGACGAGGACTACCTCGACACGTTAGAGAAAGGCGACGTGTTCGTCCTCGGCGGCGACCGGTTCGCCTACCGCTACCGCCGCGGCTCGAAGGTGTACGTCGATCGGACGAGCGAGCAGGCGACCGTGCCGTCGTGGTTCTCCGAACGGCTGCCGCTGTCGTACGACCTCGGTCGCGAGATCGCCGCGTTTCAGGCCGATCTGCTGGACCGCCTCGACGCCGGCGGCCCGCCCAGGGTCCGCGAGTGGCTCCGGGCGTTCCCGATCGACGAGAACGCGGTCCGGGCGATCACGCGCCTCTTCGACGAGCAGCGCCGCTACGCCGGCGCGGACAGCGTCGCGACCGACGAGCGGATCGTCGTCGAGGAGACGCTGGACCGCGAGACGTACCGCCGGCACTTCTACGTCCACTCGACGTACGGTCGGCGGTTCAACGACGGCCTCTCACGCCTGGTGGCCGCCCGCTGTGCCAGCCGTTCGAACGCGAACGTCCAGATCGCCGTCGCCGACAACGGCTTTTCGCTCTCTATGCCGCTGAACCGGAAGGTCGACGTCGGCGGGATCCTCCGCGATCTCGATCCCGAGACGGTCCGCTCGGACCTCCGGGACGCGCTCGAGGGGACGGATCTCCTCAAGCGTTACTTCCGGATCAACGCGACGCGTTCGCTGATGATCCTGAAGCGCTACAAGGGCTATGAGAAGTCCGCGGCCGAACAACAGGTGTCCGCGGAGATGCTTCTCTCCTTCGCCGAGGAGTTAGAGTCGTTCGCGGTGATAGAGGAGACCTACCGCGAGATAATCGAGGACAAACTGAACGTGGCGGCCGTCGAGGACGCGCTCGGAGCGATTCGGGGCGGCGACGTCGACGTCGTCACGAAGCGGGTGGACTCGCCCACGCCGCGGGCCTTCGGGCTCGCGACGCTGCTCGCCAGCGACGTCGTCCTCGCCGAGGACGAGAGCGCGGTGTTACAGGAGTTCCACGAGCGCGTGCTGGAGTCGATCGACGACGAGGGCGACGAAGACGGGGTTCCGTGA
- a CDS encoding cation-translocating P-type ATPase — MDWHSRSAEAVCDAVETTPAGLTAQEAAERLATVGPNEITGDHGRGPLKIFLAQFSSALIWVLIVAAVLSAAIGHLVDAVLIAVILLANGLFGFVQEYRAERSLDSLRAMAAPEVRVRRDGEETTIAATDLVPGDVVLLTGGDVVPADARLLEAGNLEVDEAALTGESVPVPKETEPIDVETPLAERSNMVYKGTNVTRGHAEAVVVETGMDTEMGEIATALVGADDPQTPLQRDLDRLARRLGIGVVALSAVIVPLLIVEGRGVVQAGLTAVSLAVAAVPEGLPAVVTLTLALGVRRMADENALVRTLPAVEALGSVDVVCTDKTGTLTEGEMRVRSVWVYDETFDVGSGGSGGKGGSDLGTAESDGDEDIDVANGGSGASNERLDLLFEIGAVCNDATVEEGDPTERALVAAAAERGVDVEALREERPRRDEVPFSAERKRMATIHDDAVYVKGAPTVVLERSTRVLGPDGTTDLDESARERIAARVESLAGDALRVLGFAYKERTDEGGPEENLVFVGLQGMLDPPREEVRSAIADTHRAGIEVKMITGDNALTASAVAEDIGIDSDVLTGGEVEALDEGTLRERVDEVDVFARAEPTHKVRILKALQANGHAVAMTGDGVNDAPALKNADVGIAMGIRGTDVAKQASDIVLLDDNYATIRNAIRRGRTIFDNLWKFVAYLLSANAAEVAVVFLASLFGYLVLPAVQLLWINLLTDGLPALAVGADPGGDVMDRTPRERSAGIIDTEMLGFIGGAGLTATALFLGLLWYTLDGAASVTPYAMTMVFTGFVVFEFVKLYVVRWTRGTPVLTNPWLAAAVGGSLLLQLAVLYTPLNRYFGTVPLGVGDWLILGTVFLVGAPVLVLVGWLLKRRRSRESAAPSA, encoded by the coding sequence ATGGACTGGCACAGTCGATCCGCCGAAGCGGTCTGTGACGCGGTCGAGACGACGCCCGCGGGATTGACGGCTCAGGAGGCCGCCGAGCGGCTTGCCACGGTGGGACCGAACGAGATCACGGGCGACCACGGCCGCGGCCCCCTGAAGATCTTCCTCGCGCAGTTTTCGAGCGCGCTCATCTGGGTGCTGATCGTCGCCGCCGTCCTCTCGGCCGCCATCGGACACCTCGTGGACGCCGTCCTCATCGCGGTCATCCTGCTCGCGAACGGGCTCTTCGGCTTCGTCCAGGAGTACCGCGCCGAGCGGAGCCTCGACTCGCTCCGGGCGATGGCGGCCCCCGAGGTCCGGGTTCGACGCGACGGGGAGGAGACGACGATCGCCGCGACCGACCTCGTCCCGGGCGACGTGGTGCTCCTGACGGGGGGCGACGTCGTCCCCGCCGACGCGCGCCTGCTGGAGGCGGGGAACCTCGAAGTCGACGAGGCGGCGCTGACCGGCGAGAGCGTCCCCGTCCCGAAGGAGACCGAGCCGATCGACGTGGAGACGCCCCTCGCCGAGCGGTCGAACATGGTGTACAAGGGGACGAACGTCACGCGCGGACACGCGGAGGCCGTCGTCGTCGAGACCGGAATGGACACCGAGATGGGCGAGATCGCGACGGCGCTCGTCGGGGCCGACGATCCGCAGACGCCGCTGCAGCGGGATCTGGACCGACTCGCGCGCCGGCTCGGGATCGGCGTCGTCGCGCTCTCGGCGGTGATCGTTCCCCTGCTGATCGTCGAGGGGCGCGGCGTCGTCCAGGCGGGGCTGACGGCCGTCTCGCTGGCCGTCGCGGCCGTTCCCGAGGGGCTCCCGGCCGTGGTGACGCTGACGCTCGCGCTGGGCGTCCGGCGGATGGCCGACGAGAACGCCCTCGTGCGGACGCTGCCGGCGGTCGAGGCGCTCGGCTCAGTCGACGTGGTCTGCACGGACAAGACGGGGACCCTGACGGAGGGCGAGATGCGCGTTCGATCAGTGTGGGTCTACGACGAGACGTTCGACGTCGGGAGCGGCGGGAGCGGCGGGAAGGGCGGGAGCGACCTCGGAACTGCTGAGTCCGACGGTGACGAGGACATCGACGTCGCGAACGGCGGAAGCGGGGCGAGCAACGAGCGGCTCGACCTGCTGTTCGAGATCGGGGCCGTCTGCAACGACGCGACCGTCGAGGAGGGCGACCCGACCGAGCGCGCCCTCGTCGCGGCCGCGGCCGAGCGGGGCGTCGACGTCGAAGCGCTCCGCGAGGAGCGCCCCCGCCGCGACGAGGTCCCGTTCTCCGCGGAGCGCAAGCGGATGGCGACGATCCACGACGACGCGGTCTACGTCAAGGGGGCGCCGACGGTGGTGCTCGAACGGTCGACCCGGGTGCTCGGCCCCGACGGGACCACCGACCTCGACGAGAGCGCGCGAGAGCGGATCGCCGCGCGGGTCGAGTCGCTGGCCGGGGACGCCCTTCGCGTCCTGGGATTCGCGTACAAAGAGCGGACGGACGAGGGCGGTCCCGAGGAGAACCTCGTGTTCGTCGGCCTCCAGGGGATGCTCGACCCGCCGCGGGAGGAGGTGCGGTCGGCGATCGCCGACACCCACCGGGCGGGGATCGAGGTGAAGATGATCACCGGCGACAACGCGCTCACGGCGAGCGCCGTCGCCGAGGACATCGGCATCGACTCGGACGTGCTGACCGGGGGCGAGGTCGAAGCGCTCGACGAGGGGACGCTCCGCGAACGCGTCGACGAGGTCGACGTGTTCGCCCGCGCGGAGCCGACCCACAAGGTCCGGATCCTCAAGGCGCTGCAGGCGAACGGCCACGCGGTCGCGATGACCGGCGACGGCGTCAACGACGCGCCGGCGCTGAAGAACGCCGATGTCGGCATCGCGATGGGGATCCGCGGCACCGACGTGGCGAAGCAGGCCAGCGACATCGTGCTGCTCGACGACAACTACGCGACGATCCGCAACGCGATCCGCCGCGGGCGGACGATCTTCGACAACCTCTGGAAGTTCGTCGCGTACCTGCTGAGCGCCAACGCCGCGGAGGTCGCAGTGGTCTTTCTCGCGTCGCTGTTCGGCTACCTCGTCCTCCCGGCGGTCCAGCTCCTGTGGATCAACCTCCTGACCGACGGGTTGCCGGCGCTGGCGGTGGGTGCCGATCCCGGCGGCGACGTGATGGACCGGACGCCGCGGGAGCGGTCCGCGGGGATCATCGACACCGAGATGCTCGGGTTCATCGGCGGTGCGGGCCTGACCGCGACCGCCCTGTTCCTCGGGCTGCTGTGGTACACGCTCGACGGCGCGGCCTCGGTCACGCCCTACGCGATGACGATGGTGTTCACCGGGTTCGTCGTCTTCGAGTTCGTCAAGCTGTACGTCGTCCGGTGGACGCGGGGCACGCCGGTCCTGACGAACCCGTGGCTGGCCGCGGCCGTCGGCGGTTCCCTGCTGCTTCAGCTCGCGGTCCTCTACACGCCGCTGAACCGGTACTTCGGGACGGTCCCGCTCGGGGTCGGCGACTGGCTGATCCTGGGAACCGTGTTCCTGGTCGGCGCGCCGGTGCTGGTGCTCGTCGGCTGGCTCCTCAAACGGCGTCGGTCGCGGGAATCGGCGGCTCCGAGCGCCTGA
- a CDS encoding DUF211 domain-containing protein yields MTTLRRVTLDVLKPHEPSMLAFTERVAEVESVDGVTASLIELDQEVQNVKITAEGAGLDYDAIEAAVDGLGGTIHSIDQVAYGEHVVEERRTLQDG; encoded by the coding sequence ATGACAACGCTCCGACGCGTGACGCTGGACGTGCTGAAGCCGCACGAGCCGTCGATGCTGGCGTTCACCGAACGCGTCGCCGAGGTCGAGAGCGTCGACGGCGTCACGGCGTCGCTGATCGAACTCGACCAGGAGGTCCAGAACGTCAAGATCACGGCCGAGGGGGCCGGACTGGACTACGACGCCATCGAGGCCGCCGTCGACGGTCTCGGCGGAACGATCCACTCCATCGACCAGGTCGCGTACGGCGAGCACGTCGTCGAGGAGCGACGGACGCTGCAGGACGGGTGA
- a CDS encoding ornithine cyclodeaminase, nickel-pincer nucleotide-dependent gives MNATRTVELDGHIIDSGAMQRAFGIVMDLGGTFEIETFDVGRRKEETSYCRMEVGADDEETLREILHELHQNGANLADPVDARVEPAPADQVVPAGFYSTTNHPTEIRYDGEWIPVEHVEMDCAIVVEQSSTSNQNSPSSGDVVEEDGDGEPVRARTKVLNAIREGDLVVTDEVGIRVKPPDRPRDASGPFGFMQGGVSAERPSESLIEEVAEALVETKERGESVLVVAGPAVIHAGGGDDLARLVREGYVDILSAGNGFATHDIERGLYGTSLGMDMETMEHPRKGHKHHIYTISEVIRAGGIEPAVEDGLIAEGVMYECVENDVPYVLAGSIRDDGPLPDTITDAVEAQEAIREQAREADLVLMLSTLLHSVAVGNCLPSTTKVVCVDINPATVTQLLDRGSSQAIGMVTDVGTFVPLLADAVVETGE, from the coding sequence ATGAACGCCACGCGCACCGTCGAACTCGACGGGCACATCATCGACTCGGGGGCGATGCAGCGCGCCTTCGGCATCGTGATGGACCTCGGCGGCACCTTCGAGATCGAGACGTTCGACGTCGGTCGACGCAAGGAAGAGACCTCCTACTGCCGGATGGAGGTCGGCGCCGACGACGAGGAGACGCTCCGGGAGATCCTCCACGAACTCCACCAGAACGGCGCGAACCTGGCGGATCCGGTCGACGCCCGGGTCGAACCCGCCCCGGCAGACCAGGTCGTCCCGGCGGGTTTCTACTCGACGACGAACCACCCGACCGAGATCAGATACGACGGGGAGTGGATCCCCGTCGAGCACGTCGAGATGGACTGCGCCATCGTCGTCGAGCAAAGCTCGACGAGCAACCAGAACTCTCCGAGTTCTGGTGACGTCGTCGAGGAGGACGGAGACGGGGAACCGGTCCGCGCGCGGACGAAGGTTCTCAACGCCATCCGGGAGGGCGACCTCGTCGTCACCGACGAGGTCGGGATCCGCGTCAAACCGCCCGACCGCCCGCGCGACGCCTCCGGCCCGTTCGGGTTCATGCAGGGCGGCGTCTCCGCGGAGCGGCCCTCCGAGTCGCTCATCGAGGAGGTCGCAGAGGCGCTGGTCGAGACCAAAGAGCGAGGGGAGTCGGTCCTCGTCGTCGCCGGCCCGGCCGTCATCCACGCGGGCGGCGGCGACGACCTCGCGCGGCTGGTCCGGGAGGGCTACGTCGACATACTCTCGGCGGGCAACGGCTTCGCGACCCACGACATCGAGCGCGGCCTCTACGGCACCTCGCTGGGGATGGACATGGAGACGATGGAACACCCGCGAAAGGGTCACAAACACCACATCTACACGATCAGCGAGGTCATCCGCGCCGGCGGCATCGAACCCGCCGTCGAGGACGGGCTCATCGCGGAGGGCGTGATGTACGAGTGCGTCGAGAACGACGTCCCCTACGTGCTCGCGGGGTCGATCCGCGACGACGGGCCGCTGCCGGACACGATCACCGACGCCGTCGAGGCCCAGGAGGCGATCCGCGAGCAGGCCAGGGAGGCCGACCTCGTCCTGATGCTGTCGACGCTTCTGCACTCGGTCGCCGTCGGCAACTGCCTGCCCTCGACGACGAAGGTCGTCTGCGTCGACATCAACCCGGCGACGGTGACGCAGCTGCTCGATCGGGGGAGCTCACAGGCGATCGGGATGGTGACGGACGTCGGCACGTTCGTCCCGTTGCTCGCCGACGCGGTGGTCGAGACGGGCGAGTAG
- a CDS encoding alpha/beta hydrolase yields the protein MTVRRPESGEDDAGDDARSESGDDARRDDARRRRPSRYDFSTVRMTFRSGDERCVGRLYRPDRPSDPALVVLAGGPIGASGVGLDRYAERLAAAGYAVFHFDVRHTGDSDGDPRNLLSPPRQRADWEAALSGLRGRSDVATDRVVLWGVDLAGGTVLDVAADDPRVRAVVSQTPILSGRAFLRDRGLGFLARGVLSGVRDVLQSRLLGPHSIPVAADGSDGSRGLSLVSTPSARRGYRDVAGDEWDGRLPARSLLALARHVGDADRERLACPVLFVGGTRDDVVPIESIEEVSEEIADATLVRLPSGHFDCYDGTGFEQAIGHGLAFLDAAVGE from the coding sequence GTGACGGTCCGCCGTCCCGAGTCCGGGGAGGACGACGCCGGCGACGACGCGCGGTCGGAGAGCGGCGATGACGCGCGACGAGACGACGCTCGCCGCCGTCGGCCCTCCCGCTACGACTTTTCTACAGTGCGGATGACGTTCCGCAGCGGCGACGAGCGCTGTGTGGGTCGGCTCTATCGACCGGACCGGCCCTCGGACCCGGCGCTGGTCGTCCTCGCCGGCGGCCCGATAGGTGCCTCGGGCGTCGGCCTCGACCGCTACGCCGAGCGCCTCGCGGCGGCCGGGTACGCGGTCTTCCACTTCGACGTGCGACACACGGGCGACAGCGACGGCGACCCGCGGAACCTGCTCTCGCCGCCGCGGCAGCGCGCCGACTGGGAGGCGGCGCTCTCGGGGCTGCGGGGCCGAAGCGACGTCGCCACCGACCGGGTCGTCCTCTGGGGCGTCGACCTCGCCGGCGGCACCGTCCTCGACGTCGCCGCCGACGACCCGCGGGTCCGGGCGGTCGTCTCCCAGACCCCGATCCTCTCCGGGCGGGCGTTCCTCCGCGACCGCGGCCTCGGGTTCCTCGCCCGCGGCGTGCTCTCGGGCGTCCGCGACGTGTTGCAGTCGCGGCTCCTCGGACCCCACTCGATTCCGGTCGCCGCCGACGGCAGCGACGGGAGCCGTGGGCTCTCGCTCGTCTCCACGCCGAGCGCCCGACGCGGCTATCGCGACGTCGCCGGCGACGAGTGGGACGGGCGACTCCCCGCGCGGTCGCTGCTCGCGCTTGCGCGGCACGTCGGCGACGCGGACCGGGAGCGGCTCGCCTGCCCCGTCCTGTTCGTCGGCGGCACCCGCGACGACGTGGTCCCGATCGAATCGATCGAGGAGGTGAGCGAGGAGATCGCCGACGCGACGCTGGTCCGACTCCCGTCGGGGCACTTCGACTGCTACGACGGCACCGGCTTCGAACAGGCGATCGGACACGGCCTGGCCTTCCTCGACGCCGCGGTCGGGGAGTGA
- a CDS encoding VIT1/CCC1 transporter family protein: protein MPSRLAVLRDLLEREDVRAISRRYFVSNGFDGTLTSIGVIVGAVLSGIPDGLTVVKIGLGAAVGLGTSAVWSVWEIERAETRAAILRIERAMLTDLDDTRVHRERRGARIVHAAASGAGPLIGVLIPLVPFLFEGAVVSMAEAGVIGVALGIGVLAVFGAYMSTIAGQRWYVSALRMALAGLVVAVINLFLPG, encoded by the coding sequence GTGCCGTCACGGCTCGCGGTGCTCCGAGACCTCCTCGAACGCGAGGACGTCCGCGCCATCTCCCGCCGGTACTTCGTCTCGAACGGGTTCGACGGGACCCTGACGAGCATCGGGGTCATCGTCGGCGCGGTGCTGTCGGGGATCCCGGACGGACTGACCGTCGTCAAGATCGGACTCGGGGCCGCCGTGGGGCTGGGCACCTCGGCCGTCTGGAGCGTCTGGGAGATCGAGCGCGCCGAGACGCGCGCGGCGATTCTCCGCATCGAGCGCGCGATGCTCACCGACCTCGACGACACGCGCGTCCACCGCGAGCGACGGGGCGCGCGGATCGTGCACGCGGCCGCCAGCGGGGCCGGACCGCTCATCGGCGTGTTGATCCCGCTCGTCCCGTTCCTGTTCGAGGGCGCGGTGGTGTCGATGGCCGAGGCGGGCGTGATCGGCGTCGCGCTCGGTATCGGCGTCCTCGCGGTGTTCGGCGCGTATATGAGCACGATCGCGGGGCAGCGGTGGTACGTCTCGGCGCTCCGGATGGCGCTGGCGGGACTCGTCGTCGCCGTGATCAACCTGTTCTTACCGGGGTGA
- a CDS encoding MBL fold metallo-hydrolase, producing the protein MQLTFLGTGSAMPLPDRVQSGLLLQRDDRALLVDCGSGVLHRLAGTDVGYEGVSTVLLTHHHLDHVADLLPLLKARWLAGEDHLEVVGPAGTKSLVDDLLSVHEYLDGRVDLSVREVGPTEFSVAGFDVAATETTHSVDCLAYRFSADGADGDVVFSGDGEAETRVANFADGAAVLAHDCSFPDDVDVSNHPTPSQLGEALAGHDIGRVYLTHLYPHTEGRHEEMLDAVGARYDGDVRFARDGLRVEIE; encoded by the coding sequence ATGCAACTGACGTTCCTCGGGACCGGCAGCGCGATGCCGCTTCCCGACCGCGTGCAGTCGGGGCTGCTCCTCCAGCGGGACGATCGTGCGCTCCTCGTCGACTGCGGCAGCGGGGTCCTCCACCGGCTCGCCGGCACGGACGTCGGCTACGAGGGCGTCTCGACCGTGCTCTTGACGCACCACCACCTCGACCACGTCGCCGACCTGCTGCCGCTTTTGAAGGCGCGCTGGCTGGCCGGCGAGGACCACCTCGAAGTCGTCGGTCCCGCGGGGACGAAATCGCTCGTCGACGACCTGCTCTCCGTCCACGAGTACCTCGACGGACGGGTCGACCTGAGCGTCCGCGAGGTCGGCCCGACCGAGTTCTCGGTCGCCGGCTTCGACGTCGCCGCGACGGAGACGACCCACTCGGTGGACTGCCTGGCCTACCGGTTTTCCGCCGACGGAGCCGACGGCGACGTCGTGTTCTCGGGCGACGGCGAGGCCGAGACGCGGGTCGCGAACTTCGCCGACGGCGCGGCCGTCCTCGCGCACGACTGCTCGTTCCCGGACGACGTCGACGTCTCGAACCACCCGACGCCGTCGCAACTCGGCGAGGCGCTCGCGGGCCACGACATCGGGCGCGTCTACCTGACGCATCTGTACCCCCACACCGAGGGTCGCCACGAGGAGATGCTCGACGCTGTCGGGGCGCGCTACGACGGCGACGTCCGGTTCGCACGCGACGGCCTGCGCGTCGAAATCGAGTGA